In Pseudoduganella albidiflava, a single window of DNA contains:
- the cheZ gene encoding protein phosphatase CheZ, protein MVEQAGGAVVNGADPHEEFLARIGHMTRALHENLRGLGLDKLIEKAAEDIPDARDRLDYVARLSEDAAQKVLNATDEAGPLQDRICSDAKELSGAWQALLDGQGNDGNDSAEWRALAQRTIASLAATTEATGATKGHLMDIMMAQDFQDLTGQVIKRVTAIAQNLEKQLVQTLIDFAPEQLKKELDTGLLNGPQIDKAKDGVVADQSQVDDLLDSLGF, encoded by the coding sequence CCGGCGGTGCCGTCGTCAACGGCGCGGATCCGCATGAAGAGTTCCTGGCGCGCATCGGTCACATGACCCGTGCGCTGCACGAGAACCTGCGCGGGCTGGGCCTGGACAAGCTGATCGAGAAGGCGGCCGAGGATATCCCCGACGCCCGCGATCGTCTCGACTACGTGGCGCGCCTTTCCGAGGACGCAGCCCAGAAAGTCCTCAACGCCACCGACGAAGCCGGCCCGTTGCAGGACCGCATCTGCAGCGATGCCAAGGAATTGTCCGGTGCCTGGCAGGCCCTGCTGGATGGCCAGGGCAATGACGGGAATGACAGCGCCGAGTGGCGCGCCCTGGCGCAGCGTACCATCGCGAGCCTGGCCGCCACCACCGAAGCCACCGGGGCCACCAAGGGCCACCTGATGGACATCATGATGGCGCAGGACTTCCAGGACTTGACCGGCCAGGTGATCAAGCGCGTGACCGCCATCGCGCAAAACCTCGAAAAGCAGCTGGTCCAGACGCTGATCGACTTCGCGCCCGAGCAATTGAAGAAGGAGCTCGACACCGGCCTCCTCAACGGTCCGCAGATCGACAAGGCGAAAGACGGCGTGGTGGCCGACCAGAGCCAGGTCGACGACCTGCTCGACAGCCTCGGCTTCTGA
- a CDS encoding EAL and HDOD domain-containing protein, with amino-acid sequence MHQTHFLVREPLLDPQQRVVGYELAWQLDASAAPTLAELEDLVGFVAAHVNDAERGWLLRDKTLFLQAVPGMLSTDALHDLPPQHTVLSIRTAELANPDTLAAVRALRAGNVGILLRNCDLARAGNRLPMIASYVEVRFTGADVAAQARAYAALKQSSVRMVGRPVATWADFDACAALGIDAFVGKLHLTPRPGTDVKGMNPAQTTILQLMQMVQANADVPKIESVLKRDAALSYKLLRYINSAGFGAGREIQSLRQAIALLGYQPLYRWLTLLLATASTSGYSPVLLETAVVRGRLAELLGLAALGRADAENIFVAGMFSLLDRLLGIPMKEVLEAVPLSAEIVTALLERGGRFGPYLALAEACELNSSLVASLAASLQLTPEEVNKAHLSALAWTQNVTG; translated from the coding sequence ATGCACCAGACGCATTTCCTCGTTCGCGAGCCCTTGCTCGACCCGCAGCAGCGCGTGGTCGGCTATGAACTTGCCTGGCAGCTCGATGCCAGCGCGGCGCCCACGCTGGCCGAGCTGGAAGACCTGGTCGGCTTCGTCGCCGCCCATGTCAACGATGCCGAGCGGGGCTGGCTGCTGCGCGACAAGACGCTGTTCCTGCAGGCGGTGCCCGGCATGCTGTCCACGGATGCGCTGCACGACCTGCCGCCGCAGCACACGGTCCTGTCGATCCGCACCGCCGAACTGGCCAATCCCGATACGCTGGCCGCCGTGCGCGCGCTACGCGCCGGCAATGTCGGCATCCTCCTGCGCAACTGCGACCTGGCGCGTGCCGGCAACCGGCTGCCGATGATCGCGTCGTACGTCGAAGTGCGCTTCACGGGAGCCGACGTGGCCGCCCAGGCGCGCGCCTATGCGGCGCTGAAGCAGTCGTCGGTGCGGATGGTGGGCCGGCCCGTGGCCACCTGGGCGGACTTCGATGCCTGCGCCGCGCTGGGCATCGATGCCTTTGTCGGCAAGCTGCACCTGACACCGCGGCCGGGAACCGACGTCAAGGGCATGAACCCGGCACAGACCACCATCCTGCAGCTGATGCAGATGGTGCAGGCCAATGCCGACGTGCCGAAGATCGAGAGCGTGCTGAAACGCGATGCCGCGCTGTCGTACAAGTTGCTGCGCTACATCAACTCGGCCGGCTTCGGTGCCGGCCGGGAAATCCAGTCGCTCCGGCAAGCCATCGCGCTGCTGGGCTACCAGCCCCTGTACCGCTGGCTGACGCTGCTGCTCGCTACCGCCAGCACGAGCGGCTATTCGCCGGTGCTGCTGGAAACGGCCGTGGTGCGCGGCCGCCTGGCGGAACTGCTGGGCCTGGCCGCACTGGGCCGAGCCGATGCCGAGAACATCTTCGTCGCCGGCATGTTCTCGCTGCTGGACCGGCTGCTGGGGATCCCCATGAAGGAAGTGCTGGAAGCGGTGCCGCTGTCCGCGGAAATCGTCACCGCGCTGCTGGAGCGGGGCGGCCGGTTCGGCCCGTACCTGGCGCTGGCCGAGGCGTGCGAGCTCAACTCCAGTCTCGTCGCTTCGCTGGCCGCCTCGCTGCAGCTGACGCCCGAAGAAGTCAACAAGGCGCACCTGTCGGCGCTGGCGTGGACGCAGAACGTCACCGGCTGA
- the panC gene encoding pantoate--beta-alanine ligase, translating into MKIISSIEELRDQLSGQLRTAFVPTMGNLHEGHLSLMRLARKHGDPVVASIFVNRLQFGPNEDFDKYPRTFQADVEKLEKEGVYVLFAPTEKDLYPEPQEYRVQPPDGLGNILEGEFRPGFFNGVCTVVTKLFSCVQPKVAVFGKKDYQQLMIVRNMSRQFALPTQIIGAETFRAEDGLALSSRNMYLSAAERAEAPALYNALNFVANEMRAGHLDVFQLEHKAMDELAARGWKPDYISIRKRADLQPPNAGDLAQGEPLVVLAAAKLGTTRLIDNLEI; encoded by the coding sequence ATGAAAATCATTTCCTCCATCGAAGAACTGCGTGACCAGCTCTCGGGCCAGTTGCGCACCGCGTTCGTGCCCACGATGGGCAACCTGCATGAAGGCCACCTGTCGCTGATGCGGCTGGCGCGCAAGCATGGCGACCCCGTCGTGGCATCGATCTTCGTGAACCGCCTGCAATTCGGTCCGAACGAGGATTTCGACAAATACCCCCGCACTTTCCAGGCCGACGTGGAAAAGCTCGAAAAGGAAGGCGTGTACGTGCTGTTCGCGCCGACCGAAAAGGATCTGTACCCGGAACCGCAGGAATACCGCGTGCAGCCGCCGGATGGCCTGGGCAATATCCTGGAAGGCGAATTCCGCCCGGGCTTCTTCAACGGTGTCTGCACGGTGGTGACGAAGCTGTTCTCGTGCGTACAGCCGAAAGTGGCCGTGTTCGGCAAGAAGGATTACCAGCAGTTGATGATCGTGCGGAACATGTCGCGCCAGTTCGCGCTGCCGACGCAGATCATCGGCGCCGAAACGTTCCGCGCGGAAGATGGCCTGGCGCTGTCGTCGCGCAACATGTACCTGTCCGCCGCCGAGCGCGCCGAAGCGCCCGCGCTGTACAACGCGCTCAATTTCGTCGCCAATGAAATGCGCGCGGGCCACCTGGACGTGTTCCAGCTCGAGCACAAGGCAATGGACGAGCTGGCCGCGCGCGGCTGGAAGCCGGACTACATCAGCATCCGCAAGCGCGCCGACCTGCAACCGCCGAACGCCGGCGACCTGGCGCAGGGCGAACCGCTGGTCGTGCTGGCTGCCGCGAAGCTGGGCACCACGCGCCTGATCGACAACCTGGAAATCTGA
- a CDS encoding segregation and condensation protein A: MLPQDAADGTQDSVTAAVPAAPAAAQPVEDSATAHAEGAGFARLYGEPLLKLPNDLYIPPDALEIFLDAFEGPLDLLLYLIRRQNFNILDIPMAQVTLQYLKYVEQIRLSNLELAAEYLLMAAMLIEIKSRMLLPQRPHDIELEAEDPRAELVRRLLEYEQIKLAAYDLNTLPQVDRDFVRTQIFIEQSLAPAWPDVSPADLQAAWRGLMKRATLKQHHRISREELSVREHMTNILRRLQSQRFVEFADLFDPGSGVPVLVVNFVAMLELAKETLIEITQAEPFAPIYVRLAYSPA; encoded by the coding sequence ATGCTGCCACAGGATGCGGCGGACGGCACGCAAGACAGCGTGACCGCCGCAGTGCCGGCTGCGCCCGCCGCGGCGCAGCCGGTCGAAGACAGCGCCACGGCTCATGCCGAAGGCGCTGGTTTCGCGCGTCTGTACGGCGAGCCGCTGCTGAAGCTGCCCAACGACCTGTACATCCCGCCCGACGCGCTGGAAATCTTCCTCGACGCTTTCGAAGGTCCGCTCGACCTGTTGCTGTACCTGATCCGCCGCCAGAATTTCAATATCCTGGATATCCCGATGGCCCAGGTCACGCTGCAATACCTGAAATATGTCGAGCAGATCCGGCTGTCGAACCTGGAGCTGGCGGCCGAGTACCTGCTGATGGCGGCCATGCTCATCGAGATCAAGTCGCGCATGCTGCTGCCGCAGCGCCCGCACGACATCGAGCTCGAAGCCGAGGATCCCCGCGCGGAACTGGTGCGCCGCCTGCTGGAATACGAGCAGATCAAGCTAGCCGCCTACGATTTGAACACGCTGCCGCAGGTCGACCGCGACTTCGTCCGCACGCAGATCTTCATCGAGCAGAGCCTGGCGCCAGCTTGGCCCGACGTCAGCCCGGCGGACTTGCAGGCGGCCTGGCGCGGCCTGATGAAACGGGCCACGCTGAAGCAGCATCACCGGATTTCGCGCGAAGAACTGTCGGTGCGCGAGCACATGACGAACATCCTGCGCCGCCTGCAATCGCAGCGCTTCGTCGAATTTGCCGACCTGTTCGACCCCGGCAGCGGCGTGCCGGTCCTGGTCGTCAATTTCGTGGCGATGCTGGAACTGGCGAAGGAAACCCTGATCGAGATTACCCAGGCCGAACCGTTTGCCCCGATCTACGTGCGTCTCGCGTATTCTCCGGCATGA
- a CDS encoding DUF3460 family protein has product MKLLFKQHRGYESDHTQFIKALKEKNPSIEAGQQQGRSLLWDKEPTSLDEQSRQRASRIAQQPYVYQNKL; this is encoded by the coding sequence ATGAAACTCCTGTTCAAACAACACCGCGGTTACGAGTCCGATCACACCCAGTTCATCAAGGCTCTCAAGGAAAAGAACCCGAGCATCGAAGCGGGCCAGCAGCAGGGCCGTTCCCTGCTGTGGGACAAGGAACCCACTTCGCTGGATGAGCAATCCCGCCAGCGCGCTTCTCGCATCGCACAACAGCCTTACGTCTACCAGAACAAACTCTGA
- a CDS encoding DMT family transporter, whose translation MNSRLTLRTAGLLTIAPLLWAGNAIVGRLVHDLVPPMTLNFLRWLLALGILLPLAGPVFGRDSGLWRHWRRYALLGLLGVGMYNALQYLALQTSTPINVTLVAAGMPVWMMATGWLFFGASVSRKQMIGAVLSIGGVLVVLARGEWHHLMELRLVAGDLFMILATIAWSLYSWLLIRTSEPAELKSNWASFLVAQVGFGVAWSGLFAAGEWAFTDAVIHWNGTLLAALVYVAIGPAIIAFRCWGAGVQQAGPAIGAFFSNLTPLFAALMSSAFLGEAPHIYHGIAFALIVGGIVVSSRRAS comes from the coding sequence ATGAATTCACGCCTGACACTCCGCACCGCCGGCCTCCTGACAATCGCGCCCCTGCTGTGGGCCGGCAACGCCATCGTGGGACGGCTCGTGCACGACCTCGTGCCGCCGATGACGCTGAACTTCCTGCGCTGGCTGCTCGCGCTGGGGATCCTGCTGCCGCTGGCGGGGCCGGTGTTCGGCCGCGATAGCGGACTGTGGCGGCACTGGCGCCGCTACGCCTTGCTGGGCCTGCTTGGCGTCGGTATGTATAACGCGCTCCAGTACCTGGCGCTGCAAACCAGCACGCCGATCAACGTCACACTGGTCGCGGCCGGCATGCCCGTGTGGATGATGGCAACCGGCTGGCTGTTCTTTGGCGCCAGCGTATCGCGCAAGCAGATGATCGGCGCCGTGCTGTCGATCGGCGGCGTATTGGTCGTATTGGCGCGCGGTGAATGGCACCATTTGATGGAATTGCGCCTGGTGGCCGGCGACCTGTTCATGATCCTGGCGACGATCGCCTGGTCCCTGTATAGCTGGCTGCTGATACGGACGTCGGAACCGGCCGAATTGAAGAGTAACTGGGCGTCGTTCCTGGTGGCCCAGGTGGGATTCGGTGTCGCATGGTCCGGTTTATTCGCGGCCGGTGAATGGGCATTCACGGATGCGGTCATCCACTGGAATGGCACATTGCTCGCCGCACTGGTGTATGTGGCCATCGGCCCGGCAATCATTGCATTCCGCTGCTGGGGTGCAGGTGTACAACAAGCGGGCCCGGCAATTGGCGCATTCTTCAGTAACCTGACCCCGCTGTTCGCCGCGCTGATGTCGTCCGCATTTCTCGGCGAGGCGCCGCACATCTACCACGGCATTGCATTCGCATTGATCGTCGGCGGTATTGTCGTGTCATCACGCCGCGCATCATGA
- a CDS encoding GNAT family N-acetyltransferase encodes MKFVVRTAFDDDAPIIAGLTRNAWAGKVSVTSSGHRETAVLVAEHLRQGGGFLLLNEKEPIGSVRWLPHETETDCWEILRMGILPDYRGNNLSQHLLEAVIHHGIDSGIGELRLAVRSDQRKLVDFYSAFSFELAEELEYSHANPLEAAPLVMRRTLR; translated from the coding sequence ATGAAATTTGTCGTCCGGACTGCCTTTGATGACGACGCACCGATAATTGCCGGCCTCACGCGCAATGCGTGGGCCGGTAAAGTCAGCGTCACTTCCAGTGGCCACCGGGAAACCGCCGTCCTCGTCGCAGAACACCTGCGCCAGGGCGGCGGTTTTCTTTTATTGAACGAAAAAGAACCGATCGGTTCCGTGCGCTGGTTGCCCCACGAGACCGAAACGGATTGCTGGGAAATATTAAGGATGGGGATCCTGCCGGATTACCGCGGCAATAACCTGTCCCAGCATTTACTGGAAGCCGTGATTCACCACGGCATCGACAGCGGCATCGGCGAATTGCGCCTCGCCGTGCGCAGCGATCAGCGCAAGCTGGTCGACTTCTATTCCGCCTTTTCCTTCGAGCTTGCCGAAGAGCTGGAATATTCCCACGCCAACCCGCTGGAAGCCGCCCCGCTGGTCATGCGCCGTACCCTCCGTTGA
- the metG gene encoding methionine--tRNA ligase, with product MTRKLFVTTALPYANAAFHIGHMMEYIQADIWVRFQRMQRDVVEGEFRPREVHFVGADDTHGTPIMIAAEKEGITPQEFVAKIAAGRAQYLDGFHIAFDNWYSTDSPENVELSQGIYRKLRDNGLIQTKTVDRFFDPVKGMFLADRNIKGECPKCGAKDQYGDNCEVCGAAYQPTDLVNPYSVFTNATPVLKPSEQYFFKLSDPRCFEFLRDWLNTPGRLQPEMVNKVSEWLGEAGEKLADWDISRDAPYFGIPIPDAPGKFFYVWLDAPVGYLASLKNYFSKIGIDYDAFLRDPAAEQIHFIGKDIVSFHLLFWPAMLKFADHPVIDNLKVNVHGHLTVNNEKMSKSRGTGISPLRYLNLGMNPEWLRYYIAFKLNSKVEDLDFTGEDFVARVNSDLIGKYVNIASRCAGFIAKKFDGKLSAQLSDTSLGWIKRALTDAEGHVRADSIALSYESREFGKALREIMEIADVTNQYVDENKPWVLAKDETKLAELHDVCTTALILFRQLTILLSPVLPGVAAKVQAFLNDASLTWADTGVEAASSAMLGRTIGAYSHLMTRVDAKMIDELFDAPKPAAVAAPVASAAAPAAASAPAADAGSATGIEELAPEIKIDDFMKIDLRIAKIVNCEHVEGSEKLLRLTLDVGEGRHRNIFSGIKSMYQPADLVGKLTVLVANLAPRKMGKFGVSEGMVLAASAADEKANPGIYILNPWPGAEPGMRIR from the coding sequence ATGACTCGCAAGCTGTTCGTCACCACCGCCCTGCCCTACGCAAACGCCGCCTTCCATATCGGCCACATGATGGAATATATCCAGGCCGACATCTGGGTCCGTTTCCAGCGAATGCAGCGCGATGTGGTGGAAGGTGAATTCCGGCCGCGCGAAGTACATTTCGTCGGCGCCGACGATACCCACGGCACGCCGATCATGATCGCCGCCGAAAAGGAAGGCATCACGCCGCAGGAATTCGTGGCCAAGATCGCCGCCGGCCGCGCCCAGTACCTGGACGGTTTCCATATCGCCTTCGATAACTGGTATTCCACCGATTCGCCGGAAAACGTCGAGCTGTCGCAGGGGATCTACCGCAAGCTGCGCGACAATGGCCTGATCCAGACGAAAACCGTCGACCGCTTCTTCGACCCGGTGAAGGGCATGTTCCTGGCGGACCGCAACATCAAGGGTGAATGCCCGAAATGCGGCGCGAAGGACCAGTATGGCGACAATTGCGAAGTGTGCGGCGCCGCCTACCAGCCGACCGACCTGGTGAATCCGTATTCCGTGTTCACCAATGCCACGCCCGTATTGAAGCCTTCCGAACAATATTTCTTCAAGCTGTCGGACCCGCGCTGCTTTGAATTCCTGCGCGACTGGCTCAATACCCCGGGCCGGCTGCAGCCGGAGATGGTCAACAAGGTATCGGAATGGCTGGGCGAAGCCGGCGAAAAGCTGGCCGACTGGGATATTTCCCGCGACGCGCCCTATTTCGGCATCCCGATTCCCGACGCGCCGGGCAAGTTCTTCTATGTGTGGCTGGATGCGCCGGTCGGCTACCTGGCGTCGCTGAAGAATTACTTCAGCAAGATAGGCATCGATTACGACGCCTTCCTGCGCGACCCGGCCGCCGAGCAGATCCACTTCATCGGCAAGGATATCGTCTCGTTCCACCTGCTGTTCTGGCCGGCGATGCTGAAATTCGCCGACCACCCGGTGATCGACAACCTGAAAGTCAATGTGCACGGCCACCTGACCGTGAACAATGAAAAAATGTCCAAGTCGCGCGGCACCGGCATTTCGCCGCTGCGCTACCTGAACCTGGGCATGAATCCGGAATGGCTGCGTTATTACATCGCCTTCAAGCTCAATTCCAAGGTGGAAGACCTGGACTTCACGGGCGAGGATTTCGTTGCCCGCGTCAATTCGGACCTGATCGGCAAGTATGTCAATATCGCCAGCCGCTGCGCCGGTTTCATTGCCAAGAAATTCGATGGCAAGCTGTCGGCGCAGTTGTCCGATACCTCGCTGGGCTGGATCAAGCGCGCACTGACGGATGCCGAAGGCCACGTCCGCGCCGATTCGATCGCGCTGAGCTACGAGAGCCGCGAATTCGGCAAGGCGCTGCGCGAGATCATGGAAATCGCCGACGTGACGAACCAGTACGTCGATGAAAACAAGCCCTGGGTATTGGCCAAGGATGAAACGAAGCTGGCCGAGCTGCACGACGTCTGCACGACGGCGCTGATCCTGTTCCGCCAGCTGACCATCCTGCTGTCGCCGGTGCTGCCGGGCGTGGCGGCGAAAGTGCAGGCATTCCTGAACGATGCCAGCCTGACATGGGCCGATACGGGCGTGGAAGCGGCATCGTCGGCCATGCTGGGCCGCACCATCGGCGCCTACAGCCACCTGATGACCCGGGTGGATGCCAAGATGATCGACGAGCTGTTCGATGCGCCGAAGCCGGCCGCCGTGGCCGCTCCGGTTGCCTCCGCCGCCGCGCCGGCCGCGGCTTCGGCACCGGCTGCCGATGCGGGCTCCGCCACCGGTATCGAGGAATTGGCACCGGAAATCAAGATCGACGATTTCATGAAGATCGACTTGCGGATCGCGAAGATCGTTAATTGCGAACACGTGGAAGGTTCCGAGAAACTGCTGCGCCTCACCTTGGACGTGGGCGAAGGCCGCCACCGCAATATTTTCTCCGGCATCAAGTCGATGTACCAGCCGGCCGATCTCGTCGGCAAATTGACGGTATTGGTGGCCAACCTGGCGCCGCGCAAGATGGGGAAATTCGGCGTTTCCGAAGGCATGGTATTGGCCGCATCCGCCGCGGATGAAAAAGCCAATCCCGGCATTTATATCCTCAACCCATGGCCGGGCGCCGAGCCGGGCATGCGCATCCGATAA
- the apbC gene encoding iron-sulfur cluster carrier protein ApbC: protein MSITVEDVKAALSRVVDPNTTRDFIATKSVRNLKVDNGQISLDIELGYPAKTQIEPIRASVLEALQAFGLPVNLNVYSKIIAHTVQRGLKPLPNVKNIIAVASGKGGVGKSTTAVNLALALAAEGATVGVLDADIYGPSQPMMLGVSGRPITKDGKSMEPMENHGVQVSSIGFLIDPDEPMVWRGPMVTQALQQLLDQTNWRDLDYLVIDMPPGTGDIQLTLSQKVPVTGAVIVTTPQDIALLDARKGLKMFEKVGIPILGVVENMSTHICSNCGHVEEIFGAGGGEKMTQDFKVDFLGKLPLKMSIREQTDSGKPTVVADPDGAVAGIYREIARKVAIRVAEKAKDMSSKFPTIVVKND from the coding sequence ATGAGCATCACAGTCGAAGACGTCAAGGCAGCCCTGTCCCGGGTGGTCGATCCCAACACCACCAGGGATTTCATCGCCACCAAGTCGGTCCGCAACCTGAAAGTGGACAATGGCCAGATCAGCCTGGACATCGAGCTGGGTTATCCGGCGAAAACCCAGATCGAGCCGATCCGCGCCAGTGTGCTGGAAGCACTGCAAGCCTTCGGCCTGCCGGTCAACCTGAATGTCTACAGCAAGATCATCGCCCACACGGTGCAGCGCGGCCTGAAGCCGCTGCCCAATGTCAAGAACATCATCGCCGTCGCTTCCGGCAAGGGCGGCGTCGGCAAGTCGACCACCGCCGTCAACCTGGCGCTGGCCCTGGCCGCCGAGGGCGCCACGGTCGGCGTGCTCGATGCCGATATCTATGGTCCTTCGCAGCCGATGATGCTGGGCGTGTCCGGCCGCCCGATCACCAAGGATGGCAAGTCGATGGAGCCGATGGAAAACCACGGCGTGCAGGTGTCGTCGATCGGCTTCCTGATCGACCCGGACGAGCCGATGGTGTGGCGCGGCCCGATGGTCACGCAGGCGCTGCAGCAGCTGCTCGACCAGACCAACTGGCGCGACCTCGACTACCTCGTCATCGACATGCCGCCGGGCACCGGCGACATCCAGCTGACGCTGTCCCAGAAGGTACCGGTGACGGGCGCGGTGATCGTCACCACGCCGCAGGACATCGCGCTGCTGGATGCTCGCAAGGGCCTGAAGATGTTCGAGAAGGTCGGCATCCCGATCCTGGGCGTGGTGGAAAACATGAGCACGCACATCTGCTCGAACTGCGGCCATGTCGAGGAAATCTTCGGCGCCGGCGGCGGCGAGAAGATGACCCAGGATTTCAAGGTGGACTTCCTGGGCAAGCTGCCGCTGAAGATGTCGATCCGCGAGCAGACCGATTCGGGCAAGCCCACGGTGGTGGCCGACCCGGATGGCGCGGTGGCCGGCATCTACCGGGAAATCGCCCGCAAGGTGGCGATCCGCGTGGCGGAAAAGGCCAAGGACATGAGCAGCAAGTTCCCCACCATCGTCGTGAAGAACGACTAA
- a CDS encoding WD40/YVTN/BNR-like repeat-containing protein: protein MRHATVLAALLAAVPVAAPAFAQPAAWQPQASGTQAELRGLSVVSPTVAWASGAKGTVLRTVDGGTWRVLAVPGAEKLDFRDIHAIDADTAIVMSAGPGDASRIYRTADGGATWQLAITNPEPRGFWDAIAFWDARRGILFGDPVDGRFQVRVTHDGGATWQPVTDETGLRALPDEGAFAASGTCLTVAGSGDAWFATGGAQNPRVFHSKDGGRTWQAAAVPVAAGAPARGLFSVGFRDAQVGIAAGGDYKEVAMAGVNGARSEDGGASWTPVQVLPAGYMSVVVPVRGAADTFVAAGLAGSGYSGDANKSWTVLDRTPVNTVGFASPSAGWAVGPKGIVLKYTGAPLGK from the coding sequence ATGAGGCACGCCACCGTTCTCGCCGCCCTGCTTGCCGCCGTGCCTGTGGCCGCGCCGGCGTTCGCGCAACCGGCCGCCTGGCAGCCACAGGCCAGCGGCACGCAGGCGGAGCTGCGCGGCCTGTCGGTCGTCAGCCCCACGGTGGCCTGGGCCAGCGGCGCGAAGGGCACCGTGCTGCGCACCGTCGATGGCGGTACGTGGCGCGTGCTGGCGGTGCCGGGGGCGGAGAAGCTGGACTTCCGCGACATCCATGCGATCGATGCCGATACGGCGATCGTGATGAGCGCCGGCCCCGGCGACGCGTCGCGCATCTACCGCACGGCCGATGGCGGCGCGACGTGGCAGCTGGCCATCACCAATCCCGAGCCGCGCGGCTTCTGGGACGCGATCGCGTTCTGGGATGCGCGGCGCGGCATCCTGTTCGGCGATCCGGTCGATGGCCGCTTCCAGGTGCGCGTCACGCACGACGGCGGCGCCACGTGGCAGCCGGTGACCGACGAGACAGGCTTGCGCGCGCTGCCCGACGAGGGAGCGTTCGCGGCCAGCGGCACGTGCCTGACCGTGGCCGGCAGCGGCGATGCATGGTTCGCCACCGGCGGCGCGCAAAACCCGCGCGTGTTCCACTCGAAGGATGGCGGTCGCACCTGGCAGGCCGCCGCGGTGCCGGTGGCTGCCGGCGCGCCGGCCCGCGGCCTGTTCTCCGTGGGGTTCCGCGATGCGCAGGTGGGCATCGCGGCGGGTGGCGACTACAAGGAAGTCGCCATGGCGGGCGTGAACGGTGCCCGCAGCGAGGATGGCGGTGCCAGCTGGACGCCCGTGCAGGTACTGCCGGCCGGCTACATGTCGGTGGTGGTGCCGGTGCGCGGCGCCGCCGACACGTTCGTGGCCGCGGGCCTGGCCGGTTCCGGTTATTCCGGCGATGCCAACAAGAGCTGGACGGTGCTGGACCGCACGCCGGTCAACACCGTCGGCTTCGCTTCGCCGTCGGCCGGCTGGGCCGTCGGGCCGAAAGGTATCGTCCTGAAGTACACGGGCGCGCCGCTGGGCAAGTGA